One genomic segment of Rivularia sp. PCC 7116 includes these proteins:
- the fmt gene encoding methionyl-tRNA formyltransferase produces the protein MKVIFFGTPQFAVPTLEKLLNHPEFEVLAVVTQPDKVRGRGKKVTPSPVKSVALMHNLPVWQPQRIKKDEATLKQLKEINADAFVVIAYGQILSQEILDMPRIACVNVHGSILPEYRGAAPIQWCLHNGEEETGITTMMMDAGMDTGAMLLKATTPIGLLDNSQDLAEKLASIGADLLVETLIKLQNEEIEPIPQDNSQATYAPLIKKEDYRLDWSKSAIQLHNKIRGFYPNCVATFRDRPIKIIGTVPLTADNSYQLPKLLQEIETKLPELSNLSGKPGEVVSIVKGIGAIIQTGKGLLLLQEVQLAGKRPQSGWDFVNGSRLTVGEELGV, from the coding sequence ATGAAAGTAATATTTTTTGGCACTCCTCAATTTGCCGTTCCTACTCTAGAAAAACTACTCAATCATCCGGAATTTGAAGTACTTGCAGTTGTGACTCAACCGGATAAAGTTCGGGGACGGGGCAAGAAAGTAACTCCTTCCCCCGTCAAAAGTGTTGCTCTGATGCATAATTTACCTGTATGGCAGCCTCAAAGAATAAAAAAAGATGAAGCAACTTTGAAGCAATTAAAGGAAATAAATGCAGACGCATTTGTAGTAATTGCTTACGGACAGATTCTTTCGCAAGAAATTTTAGACATGCCAAGAATTGCCTGCGTCAATGTTCATGGTTCGATATTACCCGAATATCGCGGTGCGGCTCCGATTCAATGGTGTTTGCATAATGGGGAAGAGGAAACAGGAATTACAACTATGATGATGGATGCGGGTATGGATACCGGCGCAATGTTACTAAAAGCGACTACACCCATCGGATTGCTTGATAATTCCCAGGATTTAGCAGAAAAATTAGCATCAATCGGTGCAGATTTATTGGTAGAAACGCTTATAAAACTTCAAAATGAGGAAATTGAACCTATTCCTCAAGATAATTCCCAAGCAACTTATGCACCTTTGATAAAAAAAGAAGATTATCGTTTAGATTGGTCTAAAAGTGCCATACAGTTACACAATAAAATTAGAGGTTTTTATCCTAATTGCGTTGCAACATTTCGCGATCGACCAATAAAAATAATAGGCACTGTTCCCCTAACTGCGGACAACTCTTATCAACTGCCTAAATTACTTCAAGAAATAGAAACTAAACTACCAGAATTATCAAATTTGTCAGGTAAACCAGGGGAAGTTGTAAGTATTGTAAAAGGTATAGGAGCAATTATCCAAACTGGAAAAGGTTTATTATTGTTGCAAGAAGTACAGTTAGCCGGTAAACGCCCTCAGTCGGGTTGGGATTTTGTCAACGGTAGTCGTTTAACTGTTGGAGAAGAGTTAGGGGTTTAA
- a CDS encoding DUF6464 family protein, whose amino-acid sequence MEPNSVLTEVILTSSRESLGNINLDWTPQPGNYIDLKGKTYAVLERHHRYQLKEGRYCLHKIAIYVQSAKRPDEKTLVNGRWVIGDASCSYNALSEIVRCAVNPVGPCKGCKYFQNYNNGSLDDKS is encoded by the coding sequence ATGGAGCCAAATTCAGTACTAACGGAAGTAATTTTAACCTCATCACGTGAGTCTCTGGGCAACATAAATCTTGATTGGACACCGCAACCAGGGAATTATATTGACTTAAAAGGTAAAACATATGCAGTTTTAGAACGTCACCATCGCTACCAATTAAAAGAAGGACGCTACTGCTTGCACAAGATTGCCATTTACGTACAATCAGCAAAAAGACCGGATGAAAAAACTTTAGTAAACGGACGTTGGGTAATTGGTGATGCCAGTTGTAGCTATAACGCTCTTTCAGAAATTGTCCGTTGTGCAGTTAATCCGGTTGGACCTTGTAAAGGTTGCAAATATTTTCAAAACTATAATAACGGCTCTCTTGATGATAAAAGCTAG
- the ahcY gene encoding adenosylhomocysteinase: MTATTPRLKHEVKDLGLAALGRQRIEWAGREMPVLKQIRDRFAKEKPFEGIRLVACSHITTETAHLAIALKAGGADALLIASNPLSTQDDVAASLVADHEIPVFAIKGEDDETYKRHVEIALDHRPNIIIDDGSDVVATLVKDRKNQLSDIIGTTEETTTGIVRLRAMLNDGVLSFPSMNVNDADTKHFFDNRYGTGQSTLDGIIRATNVLLAGKCIVVAGYGWCGKGSALRARGMGGNVIVTEIDPIRAIEAVMDGFRVLPMAEAAPQGDLFITVTGNKHVIRPEHFDVMKDGAMVCNSGHFDIEIDLKSLGAKAKEVKEVRNFTQEYKLPSGKSVIVLGEGRLINLSAAEGHPSAVMDMSFANQALGCEYLVKNKGKLEPGLYSIPEDVDKDIARLKLEAMGIKIDTLTSAQIEYMNSWTSGT, translated from the coding sequence ATGACTGCAACAACTCCCAGATTAAAGCACGAGGTTAAAGACCTCGGCTTAGCTGCTTTGGGAAGACAACGTATCGAATGGGCTGGACGCGAAATGCCTGTGTTAAAACAGATTCGCGACCGTTTTGCAAAAGAAAAGCCATTCGAGGGAATCCGTTTAGTAGCTTGTTCTCACATTACAACTGAGACAGCACATTTGGCGATCGCTTTGAAAGCTGGTGGTGCGGATGCACTGCTAATTGCTAGCAATCCCCTATCAACTCAAGACGACGTAGCAGCAAGTCTCGTCGCTGACCACGAAATTCCCGTCTTCGCTATCAAAGGTGAAGATGATGAAACCTATAAGCGTCACGTTGAAATTGCTCTAGATCACCGTCCTAACATCATCATTGATGACGGTTCTGATGTAGTTGCGACTTTAGTTAAAGACCGTAAGAATCAACTTTCCGATATCATCGGTACCACCGAAGAAACTACAACTGGAATTGTTCGCTTGCGTGCGATGTTGAATGATGGCGTGCTATCGTTCCCCTCGATGAACGTTAACGACGCTGACACCAAGCATTTCTTCGATAACCGTTACGGTACCGGACAATCAACCCTCGATGGAATTATCCGCGCTACCAACGTTCTATTAGCTGGTAAGTGCATTGTTGTTGCCGGTTACGGTTGGTGCGGTAAAGGTTCTGCACTCCGCGCTAGAGGCATGGGTGGTAACGTAATCGTTACTGAAATTGACCCCATCAGAGCTATTGAAGCAGTAATGGATGGTTTCCGCGTTTTGCCAATGGCAGAAGCTGCACCTCAAGGTGACTTGTTCATCACCGTTACTGGTAACAAGCACGTAATTCGTCCCGAACACTTCGATGTAATGAAGGACGGAGCAATGGTTTGTAACTCCGGTCACTTTGACATTGAAATTGACCTCAAATCTTTGGGTGCTAAAGCCAAAGAAGTCAAGGAAGTTCGTAATTTCACTCAAGAGTACAAGTTGCCTAGTGGCAAATCAGTTATTGTTCTTGGTGAAGGACGCTTGATTAACCTATCAGCTGCTGAAGGTCACCCCAGCGCTGTAATGGACATGAGTTTTGCTAACCAAGCTCTAGGTTGTGAATACCTAGTGAAGAATAAAGGTAAGCTCGAACCCGGTTTGTACTCAATTCCTGAAGATGTAGACAAAGATATTGCTCGCTTGAAGCTAGAAGCAATGGGTATCAAGATTGATACTTTAACCTCCGCTCAAATCGAGTACATGAATTCTTGGACTTCCGGAACATAA
- a CDS encoding mechanosensitive ion channel family protein, which translates to MTLGIDAKVGMAQFPFYSQIKPPSLNINIKDLENKVVAGSIYLDGKLLFSIAAPRASLNERLQNIQNNLAQISKAYFQKPEKKLNIEVRNANGNPVIYVNERYLLTVTAEDAKLRGMNTTALAEAIKLELMQGFEEARYERTIEFITEQAKTAAMVLAIMIAMSGGVFYFLHPSKNYSGEAALTPAQKAYRPISTLLDKQQQGHIKEVKRRLFQIAQAGIWGGGSLIILSFFPYTRALQVGIIAVLKIPLRLGIVALVIYVAIRLSYALTERLTSAFVKSTTLLTPETSERLQLRVSTISGVAKSIITFIWLGVGILLALTALGIDIIPLLAGVSLIGVALSLASQSLIKDAINGFLIIMEDQYALGDVITVGDVGGLVENLNLRITQVRDAEGRLITIPNSEIKIVANLSSRWSRADLNIPVAYQADIDHALQLIKNVGLDMDRDVLWDHQIIEPPEVLGVENFGDRGLIVRVWIKTQPLKQWNVAREYRRRLKIAFDQAGISIPVPQQTVWLNSANIKQ; encoded by the coding sequence ATGACTTTGGGGATTGATGCCAAAGTGGGTATGGCACAGTTTCCTTTTTATTCGCAAATAAAACCGCCTTCTTTAAATATAAATATTAAAGACTTAGAAAATAAAGTTGTTGCTGGTTCAATTTATTTGGATGGAAAACTTTTGTTTTCGATTGCAGCACCAAGAGCAAGCTTAAACGAGCGGTTGCAAAATATTCAGAATAATTTAGCTCAAATAAGCAAAGCTTACTTCCAAAAACCTGAAAAGAAACTAAATATAGAAGTTCGTAATGCAAACGGTAACCCAGTAATTTACGTAAACGAACGATATCTTCTGACTGTAACTGCTGAAGATGCAAAATTGCGGGGTATGAATACTACAGCTTTAGCTGAAGCTATTAAACTAGAACTAATGCAAGGGTTTGAGGAAGCAAGATACGAGCGAACTATTGAATTTATCACCGAACAAGCTAAAACTGCTGCGATGGTTTTAGCAATAATGATTGCTATGAGCGGTGGGGTTTTTTACTTCTTACATCCTTCTAAAAATTATTCTGGGGAAGCAGCTTTAACCCCCGCACAAAAGGCTTACAGACCAATATCAACATTACTTGATAAACAGCAGCAAGGACATATAAAAGAGGTCAAAAGGCGATTATTTCAGATTGCTCAAGCCGGAATTTGGGGAGGCGGGAGTTTGATTATATTAAGCTTTTTTCCTTACACGCGAGCTTTGCAAGTTGGAATCATTGCTGTTTTGAAAATTCCTTTACGTTTGGGAATTGTTGCGCTGGTAATTTATGTAGCTATTCGTCTTAGTTATGCCTTAACAGAGCGTTTGACTTCTGCTTTTGTGAAAAGTACTACTTTATTGACTCCAGAAACTTCTGAAAGATTGCAGCTTAGAGTCTCAACTATATCCGGTGTAGCAAAAAGCATAATTACTTTTATTTGGTTAGGAGTAGGAATTTTGCTAGCTTTGACTGCTTTAGGAATAGATATAATTCCACTACTTGCTGGTGTCAGTTTAATTGGTGTGGCGCTTTCTCTCGCTTCCCAAAGTTTAATAAAAGATGCGATTAACGGCTTTCTAATTATTATGGAAGACCAGTATGCTTTGGGTGATGTAATTACGGTAGGTGATGTTGGGGGATTAGTAGAAAATCTCAACTTACGTATAACACAGGTACGCGATGCTGAAGGACGTTTAATTACTATTCCTAACAGTGAAATAAAAATAGTTGCTAATCTTTCTAGCCGGTGGTCCCGTGCCGATTTAAATATACCAGTAGCTTATCAAGCTGATATTGACCATGCTTTACAACTGATTAAAAATGTCGGCTTAGATATGGATCGAGATGTCTTATGGGATCATCAAATTATCGAGCCACCCGAAGTTTTGGGAGTCGAGAACTTCGGCGATCGCGGTTTAATAGTTCGCGTTTGGATTAAAACCCAGCCTCTCAAACAATGGAATGTAGCTAGAGAATACCGTCGTCGCCTCAAAATTGCTTTCGATCAAGCCGGAATAAGTATTCCCGTACCTCAGCAAACAGTTTGGCTAAATTCGGCGAACATTAAACAGTAA
- a CDS encoding glycosyltransferase family 4 protein, producing MKILFLDQSGKPGGAELCLIDIAKPYQKNCLVGLFADGSFKDLLEKNDIPVEVLTNQAIQVKKESSLSQGLASITQLAPLISKVVKTARNYDLIYANTQKALVVGAIASFFSRRPLVFHLHDILSAEHFSKTNINISVNLANRASLVIVNSEASKKAFIEAGGKAELVEIVYNGFEPQKYISNETEINQIRQQLELDDKFLVGHFSRLAPWKGQHILIEALAKCPPEVSVILVGDALFGEQDYVKQLHQQIDSLQLQNRVKFLGFRNDIPLLMAACDLVAHTSTSPEPFGRVIVEAMLSGTPVVAAASGGAVELVESGVNGFLSTPGNPQELTEVIKTCLQDKQKTDAIALQAKDSASKRFHVANINQQIARLLQQLGMGHRA from the coding sequence ATGAAAATCTTATTTTTAGATCAAAGTGGCAAACCCGGTGGTGCCGAACTATGTTTAATAGATATTGCTAAACCATATCAAAAAAATTGCTTAGTAGGATTATTCGCCGACGGTTCTTTCAAAGATTTGTTAGAGAAAAATGATATCCCTGTAGAGGTTTTAACAAATCAAGCCATACAGGTAAAAAAAGAAAGTTCTCTCAGCCAAGGATTAGCAAGTATTACTCAGCTTGCACCTTTAATTAGCAAAGTTGTAAAAACTGCCCGAAATTACGATTTAATTTACGCGAATACTCAAAAAGCCTTAGTTGTAGGGGCAATAGCTAGTTTTTTCAGCCGTCGCCCTTTGGTATTTCACTTACACGATATTCTTTCAGCAGAACATTTTAGTAAAACAAACATCAATATTTCGGTTAATTTAGCCAATCGGGCATCTTTAGTTATTGTTAATTCTGAAGCTAGTAAAAAAGCCTTTATTGAAGCAGGTGGCAAAGCTGAATTAGTCGAAATCGTTTATAACGGTTTTGAACCGCAAAAATATATAAGTAACGAAACAGAAATTAATCAAATTAGACAACAATTAGAACTCGACGATAAATTTCTTGTCGGACACTTCAGCCGTCTTGCACCTTGGAAAGGACAGCATATATTAATTGAAGCACTGGCAAAATGTCCGCCAGAAGTTTCGGTAATTTTAGTTGGGGATGCTTTATTTGGCGAACAAGACTATGTCAAACAGCTACATCAGCAAATTGATTCGCTACAGCTACAAAACCGAGTTAAATTTTTAGGTTTTCGTAACGATATTCCCCTGCTCATGGCAGCTTGCGATTTAGTAGCACATACCTCCACTTCTCCCGAACCTTTTGGCAGAGTCATCGTAGAAGCCATGCTATCCGGAACACCAGTAGTAGCAGCAGCATCCGGTGGTGCAGTTGAATTAGTCGAATCCGGTGTAAATGGGTTTTTATCTACTCCTGGTAATCCCCAAGAACTTACCGAAGTTATTAAAACCTGCCTCCAAGACAAACAAAAAACTGACGCGATCGCACTACAAGCGAAAGACAGCGCCAGCAAAAGATTTCATGTCGCCAATATCAACCAGCAAATCGCTCGACTACTTCAACAGTTAGGAATGGGGCATAGGGCATAG
- a CDS encoding glycosyltransferase family 4 protein yields MGVAKVICNETNYTSVKPASILCLGLGWFPKTPGGLERYVYELTLRLANNKDQVELCGVGLPENETNLPITMTNLAAPDTPILQRLWKLRNNFKNTINTRKHKLDAVNLHFALYSFPILDLIPEDVPITFNFHGPWASESLEEGISSITALLKKSLVEQRTYQRCDRFIVLSKAFGNILHQKYQIPWEKIHVIPGGVDIDSFKPNLSIQEARIKLGWSIERPTLFTSRRLVHRVGLDKLLTAIAQIKPKIPNIFLAIAGRGPLQTSLQQQVTELGLEDNVKFLGFLPDELLPVAYQAADLSIMPSQSFEGFGLAIVESLACGTPVICTPVGGMPEILEHFSPHLITDSIEVSAIAKKLEQVFLGEIAKPSREECRQYAVDNFDWDKITKEVRKVILGEGIS; encoded by the coding sequence ATGGGAGTAGCAAAAGTGATATGTAATGAAACAAACTATACATCAGTAAAGCCTGCATCTATACTTTGCTTAGGTTTGGGCTGGTTTCCTAAAACTCCTGGAGGATTAGAAAGGTATGTTTACGAACTTACACTGAGGTTAGCCAATAATAAAGACCAAGTAGAATTATGTGGGGTGGGTTTACCCGAGAATGAAACTAATCTTCCCATCACCATGACGAATTTGGCTGCACCAGATACTCCTATATTGCAAAGGTTATGGAAGCTTAGAAATAACTTTAAAAATACAATAAATACAAGAAAACACAAGCTAGATGCAGTAAATTTGCATTTTGCACTATATAGTTTCCCAATATTAGACTTAATACCTGAAGATGTGCCAATAACCTTTAATTTTCACGGTCCTTGGGCATCTGAATCTTTAGAAGAAGGAATTAGTAGCATTACAGCTTTGCTGAAAAAATCTTTAGTTGAACAAAGAACTTATCAACGCTGCGATCGTTTTATTGTTTTAAGCAAAGCATTCGGAAATATTCTGCATCAAAAGTATCAAATTCCTTGGGAAAAAATCCATGTTATTCCTGGTGGAGTAGACATCGATAGCTTTAAACCCAACTTATCAATTCAAGAAGCACGGATTAAATTAGGATGGTCAATAGAGCGTCCAACTTTGTTTACATCTCGACGTTTGGTACATCGAGTTGGACTTGATAAATTACTCACGGCTATAGCCCAAATTAAGCCAAAAATCCCCAATATATTTTTAGCGATCGCCGGAAGAGGACCTTTACAAACTAGCTTACAGCAACAGGTTACAGAATTAGGGCTGGAAGACAACGTCAAGTTTTTGGGTTTCCTACCCGATGAACTTTTACCAGTAGCTTATCAAGCAGCAGATTTATCAATTATGCCTTCCCAATCCTTTGAAGGTTTCGGGTTAGCAATAGTTGAATCCCTTGCTTGTGGTACTCCCGTTATTTGTACCCCTGTAGGTGGAATGCCAGAAATTCTCGAACATTTTTCACCTCATTTAATAACCGATTCCATTGAAGTCAGTGCTATTGCAAAGAAATTAGAACAGGTATTCTTAGGAGAAATAGCCAAACCTTCACGGGAAGAATGTCGCCAATATGCGGTTGATAATTTCGATTGGGATAAAATCACCAAAGAAGTTAGAAAAGTTATTTTAGGTGAAGGGATTAGTTAG
- a CDS encoding aspartate carbamoyltransferase catalytic subunit codes for MPTTTWTRHHVLSLADFTATEYNAVLQTAASFQEVLTRRMKKVPTLQGQVVANLFFEPSTRTRSSFELAAKRLSADTLNFSAASSSMTKGETILDTAKTYLAMGTDIMVVRHREAGVPNAIATEMNRLGVKVSVLNAGDGQHEHPSQGLLDLFTICSLLDQEKPSIELLQGKKIAIVGDILHSRVARSNIWSLTAATDAELHLAAPPTLLPKLFADYGKDRAGKLFVHWELEPALQDADFVMTLRLQKERMTAHLLPSLREYHQLFGITRDKLRNCKENVKVLHPGPVNRGVEISSDLMDDPDFSLIQNQVTSGVAVRMALLYLIGSGKA; via the coding sequence ATGCCTACTACCACCTGGACTCGTCATCACGTACTTTCCCTGGCTGATTTCACCGCAACTGAATACAACGCAGTTTTACAGACTGCCGCTAGTTTTCAGGAAGTGCTAACGCGGCGGATGAAAAAAGTGCCTACTTTGCAGGGACAGGTGGTGGCGAATTTGTTTTTTGAACCATCTACTCGAACTCGGAGTAGTTTTGAACTTGCTGCAAAGCGCTTGAGTGCAGATACTCTCAACTTCTCCGCCGCAAGTTCTTCTATGACAAAAGGAGAAACAATCTTAGATACAGCCAAAACCTATTTAGCGATGGGTACCGACATCATGGTGGTGCGCCATCGAGAAGCAGGAGTACCAAACGCGATCGCAACAGAAATGAACCGTTTGGGTGTAAAAGTTAGCGTGTTAAATGCTGGTGACGGACAACACGAGCATCCTTCTCAAGGGCTGTTAGATTTGTTTACTATTTGTAGCCTGCTTGACCAGGAAAAGCCCAGTATAGAACTGCTGCAAGGTAAAAAAATTGCCATCGTTGGCGATATTTTACATTCTCGGGTTGCTAGGTCAAATATCTGGAGTTTAACCGCCGCTACCGATGCAGAACTACATTTAGCAGCACCACCGACGCTTTTGCCGAAATTATTTGCAGATTACGGCAAAGATAGAGCGGGGAAGTTATTCGTACATTGGGAATTGGAACCAGCTTTGCAAGATGCAGATTTTGTCATGACGTTGCGTTTACAAAAGGAACGGATGACAGCCCATTTATTGCCTTCTTTGCGGGAATATCATCAATTATTTGGAATTACAAGAGATAAATTAAGAAATTGCAAGGAAAACGTGAAAGTACTGCATCCGGGACCTGTTAATCGAGGTGTTGAAATTAGTTCGGATTTAATGGATGACCCAGATTTTAGTTTAATACAGAATCAGGTGACGAGTGGGGTTGCAGTCAGGATGGCTCTGCTGTATTTAATTGGCAGTGGAAAAGCTTAA
- a CDS encoding transposase family protein, protein MASTRELKILTQLLNLEGIKVISFRQYKGLGIILQIESVSNESICPRCGIKTRQLHQNHKYIIKDLPWGEQQVFLEINKRQFKCKKCQKPFTEDLYFVAKRRKYTKRLANKTVKELLKSDIQTIAIKGNLTTGEIEKMLQDASRENTD, encoded by the coding sequence ATGGCTTCAACAAGGGAACTTAAAATATTAACACAACTACTGAATCTAGAAGGGATTAAAGTTATATCATTTCGTCAATACAAAGGACTTGGGATAATATTACAAATAGAATCAGTTAGTAATGAAAGTATCTGTCCTCGCTGTGGAATAAAGACTCGTCAACTACATCAAAACCATAAATACATAATCAAAGATTTACCTTGGGGCGAGCAACAGGTATTTTTAGAAATAAACAAACGACAATTTAAATGCAAAAAATGTCAAAAACCTTTTACTGAAGACTTATATTTTGTAGCTAAAAGAAGAAAATATACTAAAAGACTTGCGAATAAAACAGTAAAAGAATTATTAAAATCAGATATTCAGACTATAGCAATAAAAGGAAACTTGACTACAGGAGAGATAGAAAAAATGTTACAAGATGCATCAAGAGAGAATACTGACTAA
- the trxA gene encoding thioredoxin, which yields MSTVDKVPAAEFENLLKSENLLVVDFTATWCGPCRVVAPLMEQLSQEFQESIKVIKIDVDKDKPLAKKYEVKTIPAVLYFKNGELVESIKGVSPYEEFANAVKANI from the coding sequence ATGTCAACAGTAGATAAAGTTCCAGCCGCAGAATTTGAGAATCTTTTGAAATCTGAAAATTTACTCGTAGTTGATTTTACCGCGACTTGGTGCGGTCCTTGTCGTGTAGTTGCGCCTTTAATGGAACAGCTTTCTCAAGAATTTCAAGAGAGTATTAAAGTAATTAAAATAGACGTAGATAAAGATAAGCCACTGGCGAAAAAATACGAAGTAAAGACTATCCCCGCTGTCCTATATTTTAAGAATGGTGAATTAGTTGAATCTATCAAAGGTGTTTCACCATACGAAGAATTCGCAAATGCTGTTAAAGCGAATATTTAG
- a CDS encoding recombinase family protein, with translation MTAEEIPSNQIRERLERGRQIKAQNGGYAGYGSPAFGQKSVNGELIKNEKEQEIIELIRRHHKSGKSLQQIADWLNQHCYATKRGNEWKRISVKRVLDRLYGRSPRISGTKS, from the coding sequence ATGACTGCCGAAGAAATTCCATCAAATCAAATTAGAGAAAGATTAGAACGAGGCAGACAGATTAAAGCTCAAAATGGTGGTTATGCCGGTTATGGCTCGCCAGCTTTTGGTCAAAAATCTGTTAATGGTGAATTAATTAAGAACGAAAAAGAACAAGAAATTATTGAACTAATTCGTCGTCACCATAAGTCTGGCAAGTCCCTGCAACAGATAGCTGATTGGCTAAATCAACATTGTTATGCAACCAAGCGCGGTAATGAATGGAAACGTATTTCTGTAAAACGAGTCCTAGACCGTCTTTATGGAAGAAGTCCCAGAATATCTGGTACCAAAAGCTGA
- a CDS encoding CBS domain-containing protein → MNLNTPLVEAAIEREPITVEPQTLILDAIALMNQRRVSMNSDNNDESHSACSCVLVVQDGEVLGIFTERDIVSLTAKNINLSQVKVAEVMVQPVITLNKSALEDIFAVLFLFRRYRIRHLPILNDSGKLTGLVSPESIRKVLRPDNFLKMRRVADVMTTDVLTLPVTASVLEIAQLMAEHRISCVVITQDEVKDWDSNVANPVGIVTERDIVQFQGLQIDLAEVRAQMVMSSPLFLLSPEDSLLDAHEEMQKRHVRRLVVSWDWGQGLGLITLTNMLKIFDPIEMYRVIQVLQQTVEQLEAEKIQLLEQLSVNSEQ, encoded by the coding sequence ATGAATCTAAATACTCCATTAGTAGAAGCAGCGATTGAGCGCGAGCCAATAACCGTTGAGCCTCAGACATTGATTTTAGATGCGATCGCTTTGATGAATCAACGCCGAGTTAGCATGAATTCGGATAATAACGACGAAAGTCACAGCGCTTGCAGTTGTGTTTTAGTAGTGCAAGATGGAGAAGTATTAGGAATTTTTACAGAGCGAGATATTGTCAGTCTGACAGCTAAAAATATAAATTTGTCACAAGTGAAGGTTGCTGAAGTAATGGTGCAACCCGTAATTACTTTGAATAAATCTGCTTTGGAGGATATCTTCGCAGTTTTATTCTTATTTCGGCGTTATCGGATTCGTCACTTACCAATTCTGAACGATAGCGGTAAATTAACTGGTTTAGTTTCACCAGAAAGTATTCGTAAGGTATTGCGTCCCGACAATTTTCTAAAAATGCGACGGGTTGCCGATGTCATGACAACCGATGTTTTGACGCTGCCTGTTACAGCTTCAGTATTAGAAATAGCTCAATTAATGGCAGAACATCGAATTAGTTGTGTAGTAATAACCCAAGATGAAGTCAAAGATTGGGATTCAAACGTAGCAAATCCAGTTGGTATTGTCACCGAACGGGATATCGTGCAATTTCAAGGGCTACAGATAGATTTAGCAGAAGTTAGAGCGCAGATGGTCATGAGTTCGCCGCTATTTTTATTAAGTCCGGAAGATTCGCTTTTGGATGCTCATGAAGAGATGCAGAAGCGACACGTGCGAAGATTAGTCGTATCTTGGGATTGGGGGCAGGGGCTGGGACTTATAACGTTAACTAATATGCTGAAAATTTTTGACCCTATAGAAATGTATCGGGTAATTCAAGTATTACAGCAGACAGTTGAGCAACTAGAAGCTGAAAAAATACAATTGCTAGAGCAGTTATCAGTGAACAGTGAGCAGTGA